DNA sequence from the Pseudomonas tritici genome:
CGGGCCCGCTATTTCCTTGGAAGCGCCTGGCTGCTGAAGGGCTGGGCGTATGGCCAGATGCCCAGGCTGTCGCGCGCTACCGGGTGCAATACGCCACCGAGCTGCCGAGCATTACGTGGTTTCAGGAAGAGTTGGCGCGTCTGGGCTACCAGACACCCCAGACCGGGGAGCTGGATGTAGCCACGCGTCACGTGATCGCCGCGTTCCAGATGCATTTCCGGCCATCGCTGTTTGATGGCGCGCCGGATGCGGAGAGTGCAGCGATCCTGCGAGCGTTGAACCACCGTTAAAGCGGCAACGCCATATAGAACTGAGTGCCTTGCCCCGGCCGCGAATACACGCCCATGCGGCCGCCGTGCAATTGTACGATCTCCTTGCACAGCGCCAGCCCCAGGCCAGCGCCGCCTTTCTTGCGACCCACCTGAACAAAGGGCTCGAAGATCCGCCCCTGTTGCCCGTAAGCGATGCCTTCGCCGTTATCTTCGACGCTGATAATCACCCGCTCGCCATGCCGGCGCGCCTGCAGGCGAATCTGTCCGCCCGTGGCGGTATGGCGCAGGGCGTTACCCAGCAGGTTGTCGAGCACCCGCTCCAGTTGTGCCTGGTCTGCATACAATCTGGGCAGGTCGGATTGAGTTTCTACCAGCAGTTCGACGTTTTGCGCGTTGGCCGGCTCGACGAAGCGCGCCCGGGCGTGTTCCAGCAGGTCAGTCACATCGCACGGCCCCAGCGTGAGTTTCTGCAGGCCGTTCTGGTAGCGCGAGAAATTGAGCAGGTCGTTGATCAACTGCATCAGGCGCTGCATCTCTTCATTGACCGTGTCCAGCAGGTCCGCTTCACGGGACTCTGCGGGAAACTTCGCGCGTTCGCGGAACAACCCGAATGCCATGTGCATGCCCGTCACCGGCGTACGCAGTTCATGGGAGGCGCGTAGGACGAACTCGCTGCGCACCCGCTCGAATGCCCGTTGTTCGGTGACGTCATGCAGCACCATCACCGCGCCGAGGATGTGCCCCTCGGTATGGCTCACAGGGGTCAAGCTGTAGGTCAGCAGGCGCAGTTCGCCTTCGACTTCCACTTCCAGATCATCCGGCGCCCGCTCCAGGTTGCCGCCTCGCAGTACCAGTTGCAGTTGCTCGTCCAGTTCCGGACGCACCAACGCCTCGCCCAGGCCTTGGCCGAGGCGTTCCTCGTCCCAACCTAATTGCCGCTGGGCGACAGGGTTGAGATGCTCCAGGCGGCCTTGGCGGTCGATCATCAGCAAGCCATCGTCAATGCTGTCGAGCACCGCTTGCAGGCGCTGCTGGCCCGCCAGCAGTTCATCGACGTTGGTCGCCTGATGCTGGCGCAACGCTTCGGCCATGATGCCGAAGCGCCGGGTCAACAGGTTCATTTCCGCGGCAGAGGAGATGGGCAGCGTCACTTCGAAATCGCCCTGCCCGATCTTGTCCGCCGCCTTGGCCAGGGCTTCGATCGGCCCGCCAAAACGCCGGGCAATGCCATGAGCCGTAATGAATCCGATGATCAGCACCGCGAGCCCCACCAATCCCAGAAGGCCGGCAATCAGCAAGGCGCGCGCGCGGGACTTGTGTTCGGTGGAGCTGATGTTTTCCAAGGCGTGCTTGTGTTCGGCGATCAGGCCGTTACGCAGCACGTTGAACGTTTCGTGGAGTTTTTCCTTGCTGCCCGGCGGCGGCGAAGCCTGCTGAGACTCATCGAAAGCCTTTAGGAAACTCAAGTAGTCCGTCTTGGCCTCGCTGAAGCCGCTTCCGGTGTGCGCTTGCCGCTCATGGGCAATCCCCTGATCGAGCAAATCAAAGTAGCGTCCTTTCGAGGCTTCCAGGGCGCCCGGATCAGGGCGCGCCTCCAGCATCATCATCAACTGGTCGCCCAGGCTCTGACGCAGCTTGAGCCCCAGGTCGAGGGTAACGAAGTTGCTGCGAATTGAAGACTCCTGGGTCTTGGCCATTTGCATGACGCTGACCAGGCCCAGGATCAAACCCAGCAGGGCAACGGTGATCAGCGCGGAGATGCTCAGGAATAACCGAGTGCGCAGTTTCATCGCTAACTTCATAGGGTACAGCTCACAGGTTGTACTGTTTACGTTTGCGGTACAGGGTCGACGCGTCGATACCCAGGGTGCGAGCCGCCTGGTCCAGTGTGTCGCTGGTAGCGAGAACGGCGCCGATGTGTGCCTTCTCCAGCTCGTCGAGGCTCAGCGCCGCACCGATACGCGGCGCATTGTTGGTCGGCTGCTCAGACATCCCAAGGTGACTGAT
Encoded proteins:
- a CDS encoding ATP-binding protein, yielding MKLAMKLRTRLFLSISALITVALLGLILGLVSVMQMAKTQESSIRSNFVTLDLGLKLRQSLGDQLMMMLEARPDPGALEASKGRYFDLLDQGIAHERQAHTGSGFSEAKTDYLSFLKAFDESQQASPPPGSKEKLHETFNVLRNGLIAEHKHALENISSTEHKSRARALLIAGLLGLVGLAVLIIGFITAHGIARRFGGPIEALAKAADKIGQGDFEVTLPISSAAEMNLLTRRFGIMAEALRQHQATNVDELLAGQQRLQAVLDSIDDGLLMIDRQGRLEHLNPVAQRQLGWDEERLGQGLGEALVRPELDEQLQLVLRGGNLERAPDDLEVEVEGELRLLTYSLTPVSHTEGHILGAVMVLHDVTEQRAFERVRSEFVLRASHELRTPVTGMHMAFGLFRERAKFPAESREADLLDTVNEEMQRLMQLINDLLNFSRYQNGLQKLTLGPCDVTDLLEHARARFVEPANAQNVELLVETQSDLPRLYADQAQLERVLDNLLGNALRHTATGGQIRLQARRHGERVIISVEDNGEGIAYGQQGRIFEPFVQVGRKKGGAGLGLALCKEIVQLHGGRMGVYSRPGQGTQFYMALPL